The region tcgtacacttgcgaattgaccaacaggaGTCAAGCCTCAAACCAAGGAGACCTCCAGTCAGAGATTGATGGCTTGACCGCTTATTTCAACACTTTGGATGTTGCGGGCCAAAGTATGCTAAGGAGGAAGGTAAATGAGTTCTATTGTCCTTCTAGTAGTTCACTGTGTCCTCCTCAAGTGAAGATAAAGCCCAAGCGCTCGTCCAAGGCAATGGAGAGTAAACCACCTAGTCAACAAAAACCATCATTACAGCGTGATCCTTGTTATTGGGAACATGTTAACAATAGCCTCAAGCCAACACCTAACAAAGTCTCTTGTCCTCGAAACCGAACTCCTACACCACAAGCTCTGAAGTCAAACAAGAAGTCTAAGAAGAGCAACCAGTCCACCACCAGCATATACTTGGAAGATTTGCCATCTTTCTTCCATCAATATATAGAAAAAGTCATAGATGTTATCCCAGATGGTAATTGTGGTTATAAATCAGTAGTTGCATTGTTGAGACCCGACATAGGTCAAGACGGTTGGTCTTTGATTAGGGAAGAGTTGCTTGTAGAACTCTCAGAGAATACCGCTTACTATAGCAACATATATGGTTACGAGAGGGTTCAGTCCctacaaaatcgtctcatcctCCTGATTGGTACAAAAGCAACTGAAGACAAGTGGACGTCTCTACCGGAGATGGGGTACCTCATTGCTACGAGGTTTCAAGTTGTCTTCATCTCCATTTCATTAGCCGGTTGTTACACTTATCTGCCATTGAGAGGAGGCGCCCCCCCGGAAGTACATCCCGTTATAGCAGTTGGTCATGTCACCAACCACTTTGTTCAGGTATATCTTTCGTTAAGTACCTTACACTCGCTTGTCACGTTAAATTATTTACGTTTAGTAAACTTTGTTCTCAACCACTTTGTTCTTATCTAACTTTATTGCTATACTCTCAAATGTAGCTCAAGCAAAAGACGGGACATCCTATGCCAACACTCGCTCCCCAATGGCCGTTTTTGG is a window of Lotus japonicus ecotype B-129 chromosome 5, LjGifu_v1.2 DNA encoding:
- the LOC130717299 gene encoding uncharacterized protein LOC130717299 — translated: MESKPPSQQKPSLQRDPCYWEHVNNSLKPTPNKVSCPRNRTPTPQALKSNKKSKKSNQSTTSIYLEDLPSFFHQYIEKVIDVIPDGNCGYKSVVALLRPDIGQDGWSLIREELLVELSENTAYYSNIYGYERVQSLQNRLILLIGTKATEDKWTSLPEMGYLIATRFQVVFISISLAGCYTYLPLRGGAPPEVHPVIAVGHVTNHFVQLKQKTGHPMPTLAPQWPFLAKEPTDQWIIPYPTHLATFTAEFNAWIDATGGPQENVFIDLAED